The following are encoded in a window of Mycolicibacterium tusciae JS617 genomic DNA:
- a CDS encoding alpha/beta fold hydrolase, giving the protein MCTDRIPGWSTYVHQPTGDPGSRILVAVIDARAHAGGQTFVVVQGFQSWIEEFELQRFQLLARTLRARLIVVEVPGFGVAGSRLLPGERRALLGGDFGPLAARMFAAAATVLDGESDRALSFLGYSMGASVATTMAKGAAAQGWSINDLVLVEPVALDRWKTRRLVAATYREDRWIADYIATNDALNGAVAPWEMRPGVRPPTRRHLDLLLLGAALRRGALGGDLRTDVTPRQVVIVRGDRSVLSAADCEAVLSAMRQRGVATAELSVPGHHAFWHSLPAVEDMALRLKDVLERSD; this is encoded by the coding sequence ATGTGTACTGACCGGATTCCCGGCTGGTCGACGTACGTCCACCAACCAACGGGCGATCCCGGATCGCGAATCCTCGTGGCGGTGATCGACGCGCGAGCCCACGCCGGGGGTCAGACGTTCGTCGTCGTCCAGGGTTTCCAGTCGTGGATCGAAGAATTCGAGTTGCAGCGATTTCAACTCCTCGCGCGGACGCTGCGCGCGAGACTGATCGTCGTCGAAGTGCCGGGTTTCGGGGTGGCCGGTTCTCGACTCTTGCCAGGTGAGCGTCGGGCGTTGCTTGGCGGCGATTTCGGTCCACTGGCCGCTCGGATGTTTGCGGCGGCGGCGACAGTGCTCGATGGCGAGTCGGATCGGGCGCTGTCGTTCCTCGGATACAGTATGGGCGCCTCCGTGGCGACGACGATGGCGAAAGGCGCTGCGGCTCAGGGATGGTCGATCAACGACCTGGTGCTCGTTGAGCCCGTTGCCCTAGACCGGTGGAAGACCAGACGCTTGGTTGCGGCTACCTATCGAGAGGACCGCTGGATCGCCGACTACATCGCCACCAACGATGCGCTCAACGGCGCGGTCGCTCCATGGGAAATGCGCCCGGGTGTACGGCCGCCGACGCGTCGCCACCTCGACCTGCTTCTTCTGGGCGCCGCATTGAGGCGAGGCGCGCTGGGCGGCGACCTGCGTACCGACGTCACTCCGCGTCAAGTGGTCATCGTGCGTGGCGATCGCAGTGTGCTATCGGCGGCCGATTGCGAGGCAGTCCTGAGTGCGATGCGCCAGCGGGGCGTTGCCACCGCCGAACTGAGCGTGCCCGGTCACCATGCGTTCTGGCACTCACTCCCCGCGGTGGAGGATATGGCGCTCCGCCTGAAGGACGTTCTCGAACGCTCCGACTAG